From the genome of Phoenix dactylifera cultivar Barhee BC4 chromosome 17, palm_55x_up_171113_PBpolish2nd_filt_p, whole genome shotgun sequence:
TGTGAGATGGAGCGTGAGGTGATGCAGAGGCAATTGGagcaggagaggagagagcgtgAGGAGGAAGGAAAAGAGCGAGAGGAAGAACAGAAGCAAATTGCACATCTTACAAGTTTGGTGACAGAGTTCTTAAAGAAAAAGACTCAAATGCACAAGTCATctatccatcatgatggggccatATATTCAACTGGTGGTACAAATACTCATTAGTATGTATTCTCATTTATATTACGTAGGTTATTTAGAGATTTTGACCAAATTAAGCGAAATGGTATTGTGAACTTatacttgaattttag
Proteins encoded in this window:
- the LOC120104167 gene encoding uncharacterized protein LOC120104167 isoform X1, with protein sequence MLLQVPLDQGYLRMRVDPQLTVTSNWTINVSDGATIADLCVSITPVEDYQLPPEAYQCEMEREVMQRQLEQERREREEEGKEREEEQKQIAHLTSLVTEFLKKKTQMHKSSIHHDGAIYSTGGTNTH
- the LOC120104167 gene encoding uncharacterized protein LOC120104167 isoform X2, with translation MRVDPQLTVTSNWTINVSDGATIADLCVSITPVEDYQLPPEAYQCEMEREVMQRQLEQERREREEEGKEREEEQKQIAHLTSLVTEFLKKKTQMHKSSIHHDGAIYSTGGTNTH